The following proteins are encoded in a genomic region of Channa argus isolate prfri chromosome 3, Channa argus male v1.0, whole genome shotgun sequence:
- the papss1 gene encoding bifunctional 3'-phosphoadenosine 5'-phosphosulfate synthase 1 isoform X2, producing METFGNSSKKPKLSNAAQNWGMQRATNVTYQAHHVSRNKRGQVVGTRGGFRGCTVWLTGLSGAGKTTVSMALEEYLVCHGIPCYTLDGDNIRQGLNKNLGFSPEDREENIRRIAEVARLFADAGLVCIASFISPYGRDRVNARKIHEAAGLPFFEVFVDAPLDVCEQRDVKGLYKRARAGEIRGFTGIDSEYEKPEAPELVLKTDSCSVNECIQQLIDLLQERDIVPIDAFHEVKDLYVQENKLDLAKADAETLPAVQISKVDMQWVQVLAEGWATPLNGFMREREYLQCLHFDCLLDGGIINLSVPVVLPISTADKERLDGVTAMALVYEGRRVAILRNPEFYEHRKEERCARQWGTTCKDHPYIKMVMESGDWLVGGDLQVLDRIYWNDGLDQYRLTPNDLKQKFKEMNADAVFAFQLRNPVHNGHALLMQDTHKRLIERGYRRPVLLLHPLGGWTKDDDVPLPWRMKQHAAVLEEGILNPDSTIVAIFPSPMMYAGPTEVQWHCRARMVAGANFYIVGRDPAGMPHPNTGKDLYEPTHGAKVLTMAPGLITLEIVPFKVAAYNKVKKAMDFYDPKNTLPGFRRNMDALPNHQQYLYL from the exons ATGGAGACGTTTGGGAACTCGAGTAAGAAACCGAAGCTTAGCAACGCTGCTCAGAACTGG GGAATGCAACGTGCAACTAATGTCACCTATCAAGCTCACCATGTCAGCCGAAACAAGCGTGGGCAGGTTGTGGGCACTAGAGGAGGCTTCAGAGGATGCACTGTTTGGCTGACTG GATTGTCTGGTGCAGGAAAGACCACAGTGAGCATGGCTTTGGAGGAGTACCTGGTGTGCCATGGTATTCCCTGCTACACTCTCGATGGGGACAACATCCGCCAGGGCCTGAACAAGAATCTGGGTTTCAGCCCAGAGGACCGTGAGGAGAACATTCGACGCATTGCTGAGGTGGCCCGGCTTTTTGCTGATGCTGGGCTGGTCTGCATTGCCAGCTTTATCTCTCCCTATGGCAGA GATCGTGTCAATGCCAGGAAGATTCATGAGGCTGCAGGGCTGCCTTTCTTTGAGGTGTTTGTGGATGCACCACTGGATGTCTGCGAGCAGAGGGATGTGAAGGGGCTGTACAAGAGGGCCAGAGCAGGGGAAATAAGAG GTTTCACAGGAATTGACTCAGAGTACGAGAAGCCGGAGGCCCCAGAGCTGGTACTAAAGACTGACTCCTGCAGTGTGAATGAATGCATACAACAGCTTATTGATCTGCTTCAGGAGAGG GATATAGTTCCCATAGATGCATTTCATGAAGTGAAAGATCTGTACGTTCAGGAGAACAAACTGGATCTGGCTAAAGCTGATGCAGAGACTCTGCCTGCTGTGCAAATTAGCAAG GTGGACATGCAGTGGGTGCAGGTACTAGCTGAAGGATGGGCGACCCCTCTAAATGGTTttatgagggagagagagtatTTACAGTGTCTTCATTTTGACTGTCTTCTGGACG GTGGCATCATCAACCTGTCGGTGCCTGTAGTGCTGCCAATTTCTACTGCAGATAAAGAGCGTTTAGATGGTGTGACAGCCATGGCCCTTGTGTACGAGGGCAGACGAGTTGCAATCCTTCGCAACCCTGAGTTTTATGAACACCGCAAAGAAGAGCGCTGTGCTCGCCAGTGGGGCACCACTTGTAAGGACCATCCCTACATCAAG ATGGTAATGGAAAGTGGTGACTGGCTGGTCGGTGGAGATCTGCAGGTTCTGGACAGGATCTACTGGAACGATGGACTCGACCAATACCGACTGACACCTAATGATCTCAAACAGAAGTTTAAAGAAATGAATGCAG ATGCTGTATTTGCCTTCCAGCTCCGCAACCCAGTCCACAACGGGCACGCTCTTCTGATGCAGGACACCCACAAGCGTCTCATCGAACGGGGCTACCGCAGGCCTGTTCTGCTGCTCCACCCACTTGGAGGTTGGACCAAGGACGACGATGTGCCTCTCCCCTGGCGAATGAAGCAGCATGCTGCTGTTCTGGAGGAGGGCATCCTAAATCCAGATTCAACCATTGTTGCTATCTTCCCCTCCCCCATGATGTATGCAGGACCGACCGAG GTTCAGTGGCATTGCAGAGCTCGAATGGTGGCTGGTGCCAACTTCTACATTGTGGGCCGTGACCCTGCAGGCATGCCCCACCCTAACACAGGGAAAGACTTGTATGAACCCACTCACGGGGCTAAGGTCCTCACCATGGCCCCCGGCCTCATCACCCTGGAGATTGTGCCTTTTAAGGTTGCTGCCTACAACAAGGTCAAAAAAGCAATGGACTTCTATGACCCCAAAAA
- the sgms2a gene encoding phosphatidylcholine:ceramide cholinephosphotransferase 2: protein MASQELVDATDSASNNLNPGMEDGAVPSTGKSCPVHASTNEDTKRGFRKSIGRHNDYVKISVPESKVNRLPMEWWKTLIAFFYAGFNLVLTTVVITVVHERVPPKESSPPLPDKFFDYVDRVKWAFTVTEINGMVLLAVWIIQLFFFRYKSIASRRFFFLIGTLYLYRCVTMYITTLPVPGMHMTCAPKLHGDSQAKIQRILRLISGGGLSITNSHLLCGDFLYSGHTVMLTLTYLFIKEYSPRSFWWYHLMCWLLSAVGVVCILVAHEHYSVDVVVAYFITSRLFWWYHTMANLQTLKCSPNNYLTNTWWNPLFNFLERNVQTAVPCSYSWPITWPPACLKNPCKKYSMVQSP from the exons ATGGCATCACAGGAGCTTGTGGATGCAACAGACTCTGCCAGTAATAATCTGAACCCAGGAATGGAGGATGGCGCTGTACCCAGCACCGGTAAAAGCTGTCCTGTTCATGCCTCTACCAACGAGGATACAAAGAGGGGCTTTCGGAAAAGCATAGGGAGACATAATGACTATGTGAAGATTTCTGTACCAGAGTCCAAAGTCAATCGTCTGCCCATGGAGTGGTGGAAGACTTTAATAGCCTTCTTTTATGCTGGTTTCAACTTGGTCCTGACCACAGTCGTCATCACCGTAGTTCACGAGAGAGTCCCACCCAaagaaagcagcccacctcttCCTGATAAATTTTTCGACTATGTTGACAGGGTCAAGTGGGCATTTACAGTGACAGAGATAAATGGAATGGTACTGCTGGCCGTTTGGATAATCCAGTTGTTCTTCTTCAGATACAA GTCAATAGCGAGCCGGCGGTTCTTCTTTCTTATTGGCACCCTGTACTTGTATCGTTGTGTCACTATGTACATCACCACCCTGCCTGTACCTGGCATGCATATGACCTGTGCTCCTAAG ctACACGGAGACTCCCAGGCAAAAATCCAGCGAATTCTGCGACTGATTTCAGGTGGAGGTCTTTCCATTACAAATTCGCATCTCTTGTGTGGGGATTTCCTGTACAGTGGACACACTGTGATGCTCACCCTCACCTATCTGTTTATCAAAGAAT ACTCTCCGCGGTCGTTTTGGTGGTACCATCTGATGTGCTGGCTGCTCAGTGCCGTAGGCGTGGTGTGCATCTTGGTGGCACACGAGCACTACAGTGTGGATGTGGTCGTGGCCTATTTCATCACCTCCCGCCTTTTCTGGTGGTACCACACCATGGCAAATTTACAG ACTCTGAAATGCTCGCCCAACAACTACCTCACCAACACCTGGTGGAACCCACTGTTTAACTTTCTGGAGAGGAACGTCCAAACCGCGGTACCGTGTTCGTACAGTTGGCCCATTACATGGCCTCCCGCCTGCCTTAAGAACCCCTGCAAGAAGTATTCAATGGTACAGAGCCCGTGA
- the papss1 gene encoding bifunctional 3'-phosphoadenosine 5'-phosphosulfate synthase 1 isoform X1: METFGNSSKKPKLSNAAQNWGMQRATNVTYQAHHVSRNKRGQVVGTRGGFRGCTVWLTGLSGAGKTTVSMALEEYLVCHGIPCYTLDGDNIRQGLNKNLGFSPEDREENIRRIAEVARLFADAGLVCIASFISPYGRDRVNARKIHEAAGLPFFEVFVDAPLDVCEQRDVKGLYKRARAGEIRGFTGIDSEYEKPEAPELVLKTDSCSVNECIQQLIDLLQERDIVPIDAFHEVKDLYVQENKLDLAKADAETLPAVQISKVDMQWVQVLAEGWATPLNGFMREREYLQCLHFDCLLDGGIINLSVPVVLPISTADKERLDGVTAMALVYEGRRVAILRNPEFYEHRKEERCARQWGTTCKDHPYIKMVMESGDWLVGGDLQVLDRIYWNDGLDQYRLTPNDLKQKFKEMNADAVFAFQLRNPVHNGHALLMQDTHKRLIERGYRRPVLLLHPLGGWTKDDDVPLPWRMKQHAAVLEEGILNPDSTIVAIFPSPMMYAGPTEVQWHCRARMVAGANFYIVGRDPAGMPHPNTGKDLYEPTHGAKVLTMAPGLITLEIVPFKVAAYNKVKKAMDFYDPKKHEDYDFISGTRMRKMAREGDNPPDGFMAPKAWAVLKEYYKSLEKA, translated from the exons ATGGAGACGTTTGGGAACTCGAGTAAGAAACCGAAGCTTAGCAACGCTGCTCAGAACTGG GGAATGCAACGTGCAACTAATGTCACCTATCAAGCTCACCATGTCAGCCGAAACAAGCGTGGGCAGGTTGTGGGCACTAGAGGAGGCTTCAGAGGATGCACTGTTTGGCTGACTG GATTGTCTGGTGCAGGAAAGACCACAGTGAGCATGGCTTTGGAGGAGTACCTGGTGTGCCATGGTATTCCCTGCTACACTCTCGATGGGGACAACATCCGCCAGGGCCTGAACAAGAATCTGGGTTTCAGCCCAGAGGACCGTGAGGAGAACATTCGACGCATTGCTGAGGTGGCCCGGCTTTTTGCTGATGCTGGGCTGGTCTGCATTGCCAGCTTTATCTCTCCCTATGGCAGA GATCGTGTCAATGCCAGGAAGATTCATGAGGCTGCAGGGCTGCCTTTCTTTGAGGTGTTTGTGGATGCACCACTGGATGTCTGCGAGCAGAGGGATGTGAAGGGGCTGTACAAGAGGGCCAGAGCAGGGGAAATAAGAG GTTTCACAGGAATTGACTCAGAGTACGAGAAGCCGGAGGCCCCAGAGCTGGTACTAAAGACTGACTCCTGCAGTGTGAATGAATGCATACAACAGCTTATTGATCTGCTTCAGGAGAGG GATATAGTTCCCATAGATGCATTTCATGAAGTGAAAGATCTGTACGTTCAGGAGAACAAACTGGATCTGGCTAAAGCTGATGCAGAGACTCTGCCTGCTGTGCAAATTAGCAAG GTGGACATGCAGTGGGTGCAGGTACTAGCTGAAGGATGGGCGACCCCTCTAAATGGTTttatgagggagagagagtatTTACAGTGTCTTCATTTTGACTGTCTTCTGGACG GTGGCATCATCAACCTGTCGGTGCCTGTAGTGCTGCCAATTTCTACTGCAGATAAAGAGCGTTTAGATGGTGTGACAGCCATGGCCCTTGTGTACGAGGGCAGACGAGTTGCAATCCTTCGCAACCCTGAGTTTTATGAACACCGCAAAGAAGAGCGCTGTGCTCGCCAGTGGGGCACCACTTGTAAGGACCATCCCTACATCAAG ATGGTAATGGAAAGTGGTGACTGGCTGGTCGGTGGAGATCTGCAGGTTCTGGACAGGATCTACTGGAACGATGGACTCGACCAATACCGACTGACACCTAATGATCTCAAACAGAAGTTTAAAGAAATGAATGCAG ATGCTGTATTTGCCTTCCAGCTCCGCAACCCAGTCCACAACGGGCACGCTCTTCTGATGCAGGACACCCACAAGCGTCTCATCGAACGGGGCTACCGCAGGCCTGTTCTGCTGCTCCACCCACTTGGAGGTTGGACCAAGGACGACGATGTGCCTCTCCCCTGGCGAATGAAGCAGCATGCTGCTGTTCTGGAGGAGGGCATCCTAAATCCAGATTCAACCATTGTTGCTATCTTCCCCTCCCCCATGATGTATGCAGGACCGACCGAG GTTCAGTGGCATTGCAGAGCTCGAATGGTGGCTGGTGCCAACTTCTACATTGTGGGCCGTGACCCTGCAGGCATGCCCCACCCTAACACAGGGAAAGACTTGTATGAACCCACTCACGGGGCTAAGGTCCTCACCATGGCCCCCGGCCTCATCACCCTGGAGATTGTGCCTTTTAAGGTTGCTGCCTACAACAAGGTCAAAAAAGCAATGGACTTCTATGACCCCAAAAA